The following coding sequences are from one Malaciobacter pacificus window:
- a CDS encoding ABC-F family ATP-binding cassette domain-containing protein codes for MIELINISKSYPTNDLYSELNLRLNPGNKIGLVGRNGTGKSTLFKLILGEESADSGDIAIPKNYKIGALKQYFNFTEKNLLDETALALSEDDKYNIYKAEKILFGLGFTQEDLEKDPNSFSGGYQIRINLAKLLLTEPNLLLLDEPTNYLDILSIRWLKAFLKSFQGEVILITHDRDFMDSVCTHTLGIVRRSAFLIEGGTQKFYDQLASNEEHHEKQKIAQDKKRKELEEFIAKNKARAATATLAQSKVKILEKMDILEDIQYDANLKFDFNYQETAAKFLLEVSDVSFGYSKDNVLFKDITFALQKGETLGIIGKNGKGKSTLLNVLAGELKQLTGEVHFHPSCEFGHFGQTNISHLNLDNTILDEIHSVNVKLPEPVIRGICGLMMFSGDNAKKKISLLSGGEKSRVMLGKIIAQNVNLLFLDEPTNHLDIDSIKALTNAIKAFEGSCIIVTHSEELLRDVCDRLIVFRNEGADYFNGTYDEFLEKIGWDEDDMVEEKKAKPAKPKLDKKERKKLRSAVVQEKSKTTSPIRKEIESLDVLIPTLSGNDRQSAQKKLDTLKVELEELNVLYQAKLDEI; via the coding sequence ATGATTGAACTAATAAATATATCAAAAAGCTATCCTACAAATGATTTGTATAGTGAATTGAATTTAAGATTAAATCCTGGAAATAAAATAGGATTAGTAGGTAGAAATGGAACTGGTAAATCTACTTTATTTAAACTAATACTTGGTGAAGAGTCTGCTGATAGTGGTGATATTGCAATCCCTAAAAACTATAAAATAGGTGCTTTAAAACAGTATTTTAACTTTACTGAAAAAAACTTATTGGACGAAACTGCACTTGCACTAAGTGAAGATGATAAATATAATATCTATAAAGCTGAGAAGATTTTATTTGGTCTTGGGTTTACACAAGAAGATTTAGAAAAAGACCCAAACTCTTTTTCTGGTGGTTATCAAATTAGAATTAATTTAGCTAAATTATTATTAACTGAACCAAATCTATTATTATTAGATGAACCTACAAACTACTTAGATATCTTATCTATTAGATGGTTAAAAGCCTTTTTGAAATCATTTCAAGGTGAAGTTATATTAATCACTCACGATAGAGATTTTATGGATAGTGTTTGTACTCATACTTTAGGAATAGTTAGAAGAAGTGCATTTTTAATAGAAGGTGGTACGCAAAAGTTTTATGACCAGTTAGCTTCAAATGAAGAACACCATGAAAAGCAAAAAATAGCTCAAGATAAAAAAAGAAAAGAGCTTGAAGAGTTTATTGCAAAAAATAAAGCAAGAGCAGCAACTGCAACACTAGCTCAATCAAAAGTTAAAATTTTAGAGAAGATGGATATTTTAGAAGATATTCAATACGATGCAAATCTAAAATTTGATTTTAATTATCAAGAAACAGCAGCTAAGTTTTTACTTGAAGTTAGTGATGTAAGCTTTGGTTACTCAAAAGATAATGTACTATTCAAAGATATTACTTTTGCACTTCAAAAGGGTGAAACTCTAGGAATTATAGGAAAAAATGGAAAGGGTAAATCAACACTTTTAAACGTATTAGCAGGTGAGTTAAAACAATTAACAGGTGAAGTTCATTTTCACCCAAGTTGTGAGTTTGGACACTTTGGTCAAACAAACATCTCTCATCTAAATTTAGACAATACTATCTTAGATGAAATTCATAGTGTAAATGTAAAACTTCCAGAACCAGTTATTAGAGGTATTTGTGGTCTTATGATGTTTAGTGGAGATAATGCAAAGAAAAAAATCTCTCTTTTATCAGGGGGTGAAAAGAGTAGGGTAATGCTTGGTAAAATCATAGCTCAAAATGTTAACTTACTTTTCTTAGATGAACCTACAAACCACTTAGATATAGATTCTATTAAAGCACTTACAAACGCAATAAAAGCTTTTGAAGGTTCTTGTATAATTGTAACTCACTCTGAAGAGTTATTAAGAGATGTTTGTGATAGATTGATTGTATTTAGAAACGAAGGTGCTGATTATTTCAATGGTACTTATGATGAGTTCTTAGAGAAAATTGGTTGGGATGAAGATGATATGGTTGAAGAGAAAAAAGCTAAACCTGCTAAGCCTAAACTAGATAAAAAAGAGAGAAAAAAATTAAGATCAGCAGTTGTCCAAGAAAAAAGTAAAACAACTTCTCCTATTAGAAAAGAGATTGAATCACTTGATGTATTAATTCCAACACTAAGTGGAAATGATAGACAATCAGCTCAAAAAAAGCTTGATACTTTAAAAGTAGAACTTGAAGAGTTAAATGTACTTTATCAAGCTAAACTTGATGAAATATGA
- a CDS encoding FkbM family methyltransferase, with amino-acid sequence MQIIDFNYENKKDKELTELFISSNSTKKYILGINRLTKSVLKHIKVDGIIDDFTRVQSSRKKDVLKIQDIPKDSIILSTSSGSPLEVKNRLDEMGYTNFNYLSFYRYSKFPLANPDFIIDFKDDYIKNKKEYEKVYKLLEDEKSKEVFTKVINFKISFDLEFMEGFTNNHEEQYFDKELIANIKNINFLDGGAYVGDTIPSIIKNFPDYNKIYCIEPNSLHINIAKRDFENQRDIEFINCGLGAKKEVNLDEDNSSQNNCAHDYQALNINSIDNLINEKIDFIKLDIEGAEQDAIIGAKHTIKKYHPILAICVYHKAQDWYKVPKLVLGIRSDYKVYLRHYMEGIYETVMYFIPIKN; translated from the coding sequence ATGCAAATAATAGATTTTAATTATGAAAATAAAAAAGATAAAGAGCTTACAGAACTTTTTATATCTTCAAATAGTACTAAAAAATATATTCTAGGAATAAATAGACTTACAAAAAGTGTTTTAAAACATATCAAAGTTGATGGAATAATTGATGATTTTACAAGGGTGCAATCTTCAAGAAAAAAAGATGTATTAAAAATCCAAGATATACCAAAAGACTCTATTATACTTTCAACATCATCTGGAAGTCCACTTGAAGTAAAAAATAGATTAGATGAAATGGGATATACAAATTTCAACTACTTAAGTTTTTATAGATACTCAAAGTTTCCTTTAGCAAATCCTGATTTTATAATAGATTTTAAAGATGATTATATTAAAAACAAAAAAGAGTATGAAAAGGTTTATAAACTACTTGAAGATGAAAAGTCAAAAGAGGTTTTTACAAAAGTAATCAACTTTAAAATCAGTTTTGATTTAGAGTTTATGGAAGGTTTTACAAATAACCATGAAGAACAATATTTTGATAAAGAACTTATTGCAAATATTAAAAATATAAACTTTTTAGATGGAGGAGCCTATGTTGGAGATACAATTCCATCTATTATAAAAAACTTCCCAGACTATAATAAAATATATTGTATTGAGCCAAATAGTTTACATATAAATATAGCAAAAAGAGATTTTGAAAATCAAAGGGATATTGAGTTTATAAATTGTGGACTAGGAGCAAAAAAAGAAGTTAATTTAGATGAAGATAATTCATCTCAAAATAACTGCGCCCATGATTATCAAGCACTAAATATAAACTCAATAGATAATCTAATAAATGAAAAAATTGATTTTATTAAACTAGATATTGAAGGTGCTGAACAAGATGCAATAATAGGTGCAAAACACACTATAAAAAAATATCATCCAATATTAGCTATTTGTGTTTATCACAAAGCACAAGATTGGTACAAAGTACCAAAACTTGTACTTGGTATAAGAAGTGACTATAAAGTCTATTTACGTCACTACATGGAAGGTATTTATGAAACAGTGATGTACTTTATTCCAATAAAGAATTAA
- a CDS encoding murein hydrolase activator EnvC family protein, with product MTKLIFIIIIPITLLFSATNIDKKIEQNKKILDNSSNKKKQTTQKVKELANRIDRQNRNIIKLEQDIQKVNSDIEKHQKLLEESKSKLEELKKRSSKLITEKKNNEEEIVDTIIEEFSVSIALKLASENSLQELIDSEIYTLLSQNSKDKILELNNNYNLVSSNTRTNQKNIDKISSYIEERQKTKETLNNLKEKHSKSLVSLEDQHKSYQKELTKVVEQQESLKQLLSQLNILKAEEIKKAREIERKRRLKALMEQKKKQASQSKNKDVDEIKTAEVRNQEYADNLNLDVRKIGSSTDGVKIVRYRGSKTIPPLKSFKVVKKFGTYYDPIYKIKLFNESVVLKSKIPKAKVVSVLNGKVVYAKKNAGMLENVVIIQHENGLHTIYSHLDEIAPTLKVGKWVKKGYVVGRVDDSLTFQATKNSSHINPKDLFRI from the coding sequence ATGACTAAATTAATATTTATAATTATAATACCTATTACACTTTTATTTAGTGCTACTAATATTGATAAAAAAATTGAACAAAATAAAAAAATATTGGATAATAGTAGTAATAAAAAGAAACAAACAACTCAAAAAGTAAAAGAGTTAGCCAATAGAATTGATAGACAAAATAGAAATATTATTAAATTAGAGCAAGATATACAAAAAGTAAATAGTGATATTGAAAAACACCAAAAACTTTTAGAAGAATCTAAATCTAAATTAGAAGAATTAAAAAAGAGATCTTCAAAATTAATTACTGAAAAAAAGAACAATGAAGAAGAGATTGTTGATACTATTATTGAAGAGTTTTCAGTTTCAATTGCTTTAAAACTTGCTTCTGAAAACTCTTTACAAGAATTAATTGATAGTGAGATATATACGCTGCTTTCTCAAAATTCTAAAGATAAAATTTTAGAACTAAACAACAACTATAATTTAGTTAGTTCAAACACACGAACAAATCAAAAAAACATTGATAAGATTTCTTCATATATTGAAGAGAGACAAAAGACAAAAGAGACTTTAAATAATCTAAAAGAAAAACACTCAAAATCTTTAGTAAGTTTAGAAGACCAGCATAAATCTTATCAAAAAGAGTTAACGAAAGTTGTTGAGCAACAAGAATCATTAAAACAACTTCTATCTCAATTAAATATTTTAAAAGCAGAAGAGATTAAAAAAGCTAGAGAAATAGAGAGAAAAAGAAGATTAAAAGCTTTAATGGAGCAAAAGAAAAAACAAGCTAGTCAATCAAAAAACAAAGATGTTGATGAAATAAAAACAGCAGAAGTTAGGAATCAAGAATATGCTGATAATTTAAATCTTGATGTTAGAAAAATTGGTTCTTCAACTGATGGAGTTAAAATTGTTAGATATAGAGGTAGTAAAACAATTCCTCCTTTAAAATCATTTAAAGTAGTTAAGAAATTTGGAACATATTATGATCCAATTTATAAAATAAAACTATTTAATGAATCAGTTGTTTTAAAATCAAAAATACCAAAAGCAAAAGTAGTTTCTGTATTAAATGGTAAAGTTGTTTATGCAAAGAAAAATGCAGGTATGTTAGAAAACGTAGTTATTATTCAACATGAAAATGGTTTACATACTATTTATTCACATTTAGATGAAATTGCCCCTACTCTAAAAGTTGGTAAATGGGTTAAAAAAGGTTATGTTGTTGGTAGAGTCGATGATAGCTTAACATTCCAAGCAACTAAAAACTCTTCACATATAAACCCAAAAGATCTATTTAGAATCTAA
- a CDS encoding cell division protein FtsX, translating to MKFLKNLFAFFIPLLAMLLTYSIFTLVDNVVDSYKSKISRDYSIVIVTNTPLIKESINELAGIQVEKIQTLKKDRIIDNMKSSLSKNSIELLKQKLPHFYQIYLEVFPTSSELEDIKEILLQNKNIRKVEVFYKNHNQIYLLLLLINTITFILFFVVTIFAIIVIAKQIKLWFHEHSVEISILRLHGASILYSASSVLKYAVLSSFLAFLTAGTILYYVYNNMGILFPIELHDIVNIEINLYSEFVKLFILSFFISIFTILGVLLKYKINND from the coding sequence ATGAAGTTTCTTAAAAATCTTTTTGCTTTTTTTATTCCATTATTAGCTATGCTTCTTACATACTCAATTTTTACATTAGTTGATAATGTAGTTGATAGTTATAAATCAAAAATCTCAAGAGACTACTCTATTGTAATAGTGACAAATACTCCTTTAATAAAAGAATCAATTAATGAACTAGCTGGAATTCAAGTTGAGAAGATTCAAACTTTAAAAAAAGATAGAATAATAGATAATATGAAATCAAGTTTATCTAAAAATTCTATTGAACTTTTAAAACAAAAGCTTCCTCACTTTTATCAGATTTATCTTGAAGTTTTTCCTACAAGTAGTGAATTAGAAGATATTAAAGAGATTTTATTACAAAATAAAAATATTAGAAAAGTTGAAGTTTTCTATAAAAACCATAATCAGATTTATCTGTTATTATTGCTTATTAATACAATTACATTTATACTATTCTTTGTGGTTACAATATTTGCTATTATCGTAATTGCAAAACAAATAAAACTTTGGTTTCATGAACATAGTGTTGAGATATCAATTTTAAGACTTCATGGTGCATCTATTCTTTATAGTGCATCAAGTGTGTTAAAATATGCTGTTCTTAGCTCTTTTTTAGCATTTCTAACAGCAGGAACAATACTATATTACGTTTATAATAATATGGGAATTCTATTTCCAATAGAGTTACATGATATTGTTAATATAGAAATAAACTTATACTCAGAATTTGTAAAACTTTTTATACTCTCATTTTTTATATCAATTTTTACAATTCTTGGAGTATTATTAAAATATAAAATAAACAATGACTAA
- a CDS encoding cell division ATP-binding protein FtsE translates to MIEAKNIYLSYDDNKYIIKKGNFTIKPKEFIFIGGNSGSGKSTLLKSFYGEIPLKHGSLKIEDQEVFGIKGKKLRKLRKDIGVIFQDYKLINEYTIEDNIMIPLKINGYSPEISKDQAKKLLAHVRLSHRAGYYPNELSGGEQQRVAVARALAHNPKIIIADEPTGNLDDYSAEVVWNLLKGANEQLGITVVVVTHRVPKNLGIKFRQLSIEDGIIYEVS, encoded by the coding sequence ATGATAGAAGCTAAGAATATTTATCTTTCATATGATGATAATAAATATATTATTAAAAAGGGTAATTTTACTATAAAACCTAAAGAATTCATCTTTATTGGTGGAAATTCAGGTAGTGGAAAATCTACTTTATTAAAATCATTTTATGGAGAAATTCCATTAAAACATGGTAGCTTAAAAATAGAAGACCAAGAAGTTTTTGGAATAAAAGGTAAAAAACTTAGAAAACTTAGAAAAGATATTGGAGTAATATTTCAAGATTATAAACTAATCAACGAATACACTATTGAAGATAATATTATGATTCCATTAAAAATCAATGGTTACTCACCTGAAATATCAAAAGATCAAGCAAAAAAGCTATTAGCTCATGTTAGATTATCACATAGAGCAGGATATTATCCAAATGAGCTAAGTGGTGGAGAGCAACAAAGAGTTGCAGTTGCAAGGGCTTTAGCACATAATCCAAAGATTATTATTGCAGATGAACCAACAGGTAACTTGGATGACTATTCTGCTGAAGTTGTTTGGAATTTACTAAAAGGTGCAAATGAGCAGCTAGGAATAACTGTTGTTGTTGTAACTCATAGAGTTCCTAAAAATCTTGGAATAAAATTTAGACAACTATCTATTGAGGATGGAATAATCTATGAAGTTTCTTAA
- the trmB gene encoding tRNA (guanosine(46)-N7)-methyltransferase TrmB — protein MPHLVLKKEELLKTPSSKDGVEFNFVAKSYNFTDKPRKTEYKIGVYDTKENKEFMLGLKPKDENYLLKSDKTTRVTPVDIMKNAINSYAIANNSEILFSNTNITTGAKNALEHKYLKDINYFVDDFETQKEIQIEIGFGSGRHLLHQAKQNPDVQFIGLEIHTPSIEQLLRHLELQNITNVLVVNYDARLFMEFIKSNQVGRIFVHFPVPWDKRPHRRIYSNEFINEALRVLKVGGTLELRTDSRKYFDYCMDLLTNLPKGRLTVDINKDLEVSSKYEDRWKRMGKNIYDVVLEAWNEDEDINLDYDFSFDFKIDFNKTLKTIETNTIVEKNYFVHVVELYTLENKENSGLIKVTMGNFDRPVTKFLFVDDGNVKYFQGNPLPTSSNIQAHLKIKEILNK, from the coding sequence ATGCCACACTTAGTTTTAAAAAAAGAAGAATTATTAAAAACACCATCTAGTAAAGATGGTGTAGAGTTTAACTTTGTTGCAAAGTCATATAACTTTACAGATAAACCAAGAAAAACAGAATATAAAATTGGTGTTTATGACACTAAAGAAAATAAAGAGTTTATGCTTGGACTTAAGCCTAAAGATGAAAATTATCTTTTAAAATCAGATAAAACTACAAGAGTTACACCTGTAGATATTATGAAAAATGCAATAAATAGTTATGCAATTGCAAATAATAGTGAAATTTTATTTTCTAATACAAACATCACTACTGGTGCAAAAAATGCCTTAGAACATAAATATTTAAAAGATATAAACTATTTTGTTGATGATTTTGAAACTCAAAAAGAGATTCAAATTGAGATTGGATTTGGAAGTGGAAGACATCTTTTACACCAAGCAAAACAAAATCCAGATGTACAATTTATTGGATTAGAGATTCATACTCCTTCAATTGAACAACTTTTAAGACATTTAGAACTTCAAAATATAACTAATGTACTTGTAGTAAACTATGATGCAAGATTATTTATGGAGTTTATTAAGTCAAATCAAGTAGGTAGAATTTTTGTTCATTTCCCAGTTCCTTGGGATAAAAGACCACATAGAAGAATATACTCAAATGAGTTTATTAATGAAGCATTAAGAGTATTAAAAGTTGGTGGAACTTTAGAGCTTAGAACTGATAGTAGAAAATATTTTGATTATTGTATGGACTTATTAACAAATCTACCAAAGGGTAGACTAACAGTTGATATAAATAAAGATTTAGAAGTTTCAAGTAAATATGAAGATAGATGGAAAAGAATGGGTAAAAACATCTATGATGTAGTTTTAGAAGCTTGGAATGAAGATGAAGACATAAATTTAGACTATGACTTTTCATTTGATTTTAAAATAGATTTTAACAAAACTTTAAAAACAATAGAAACAAATACGATAGTTGAAAAAAACTATTTTGTTCATGTTGTAGAGCTTTATACACTTGAAAATAAAGAGAACTCTGGGCTTATAAAAGTAACTATGGGTAATTTTGATAGACCTGTAACAAAATTTTTATTTGTAGATGATGGAAATGTTAAATATTTCCAAGGTAATCCTTTACCAACAAGTTCAAATATCCAAGCACATTTAAAAATTAAAGAGATTTTAAATAAATGA
- a CDS encoding RluA family pseudouridine synthase, with the protein MNKNFIVEEENRLDKFLATKIEASRNQIEQLIKKDFVSVDGKIVSKTGYKLKLNQNIEVNFPQTEISDVKNEEFIKESLKDKKVEIIYEDEHILVVNKPYNLTVHDAPSVKDATLVDWLKLKKISLSTISGEERHGIVHRLDKGTSGVMVIAKTNEAHTFLAKQLEDKSMGRYYLAIIDLPLKDNVIIEKPIGRNPNNRLKMSIEQNGKNAKSAFLKITQSKNEKFELIAAKLFTGRTHQIRVHLSSINRHILGDNLYGFKGELNKINRFYLHAYNLYLTHPITKKQMSFKANLPEDICKFLNENFNMENMNDNIDENSIISNFDSFI; encoded by the coding sequence ATGAATAAAAATTTTATTGTTGAAGAAGAAAATAGATTAGACAAGTTCTTAGCTACGAAAATAGAGGCTTCTAGAAACCAAATTGAGCAACTTATAAAAAAAGATTTTGTAAGTGTTGATGGTAAAATAGTTAGTAAAACAGGTTATAAATTAAAACTCAATCAAAATATTGAAGTAAATTTTCCACAAACAGAAATTTCAGATGTTAAAAATGAAGAATTTATTAAAGAATCTCTAAAAGATAAAAAAGTAGAAATTATTTATGAAGATGAACATATCTTAGTTGTAAATAAACCTTATAATTTGACAGTACATGATGCACCAAGTGTAAAAGATGCTACTTTAGTAGATTGGTTAAAACTAAAAAAAATCTCGCTTTCAACTATTAGTGGAGAAGAGAGACATGGAATAGTTCATAGACTTGATAAAGGTACTAGTGGTGTTATGGTTATAGCTAAAACCAATGAAGCTCACACTTTTTTAGCTAAACAATTAGAAGATAAATCTATGGGGAGATATTATCTAGCAATTATAGATTTACCACTAAAAGATAATGTAATTATAGAAAAGCCAATTGGAAGAAACCCTAATAACAGATTAAAAATGTCAATTGAACAAAATGGTAAAAATGCCAAGTCAGCTTTTTTGAAAATAACACAAAGTAAAAATGAAAAATTTGAACTAATAGCAGCAAAATTATTTACAGGTAGAACACATCAAATAAGAGTTCATCTAAGTTCGATAAATAGGCATATACTTGGGGACAATTTATATGGTTTTAAGGGCGAATTAAATAAAATAAATAGATTTTATTTACATGCTTATAATTTATATTTAACTCATCCAATAACTAAAAAACAAATGAGTTTTAAAGCAAACTTGCCTGAAGATATATGTAAATTTCTAAATGAAAACTTTAATATGGAGAATATGAATGACAACATTGATGAAAACAGCATCATTAGCAACTTTGATTCTTTTATTTAG
- a CDS encoding FtsW/RodA/SpoVE family cell cycle protein translates to MRLFDKRILSHFDYLLIIFVLPLIYLSYRLISETNEILANKQLMYFSISIFAFIIVFILPIRRKLRLVPILYWLGIALLLAVEFWGVTKLGAKRWLPVPFLNTTMQPSELIKPIYILMLGYLIYNRPPPKEGYGLKDFSYFSFYILLPFILIAKEPDLGTALVLLLVGYGILFIIGVNWKIWATIVLVVSVSSPFIYTYLIKDYQKKRIKDFISEKPSYHVKQSIIAIGSGGLVGKQSEEATQTQLKFLPIATSDFIFAYFVERYGFLGAIGLIILYGLIIMHLLSLNYYFKDDYVIRAFASGLALLIFFNMSVNILMVIGFAPVVGLPLPLFSYGGSSFINFIVIFAILENLLAFRYMDLYNYERKL, encoded by the coding sequence ATGCGTTTATTTGACAAAAGAATTTTATCTCATTTTGATTATTTGTTAATCATATTTGTTTTACCATTAATATACTTATCATATCGTTTAATAAGTGAAACAAATGAAATATTAGCGAATAAACAATTAATGTATTTTAGTATTTCTATTTTTGCATTTATTATAGTATTTATTTTACCTATTAGAAGAAAATTAAGATTAGTACCTATTTTATACTGGTTAGGAATTGCACTATTATTAGCTGTTGAGTTTTGGGGTGTTACAAAACTAGGTGCAAAAAGATGGTTACCTGTTCCATTTTTAAATACGACAATGCAACCATCAGAATTAATTAAACCTATTTATATTTTGATGCTTGGATATTTAATTTATAATAGACCTCCACCAAAAGAAGGCTATGGATTAAAAGATTTTTCATATTTTTCTTTTTATATTCTATTACCTTTTATTTTAATTGCTAAAGAACCTGATTTGGGAACAGCTTTAGTTTTATTATTAGTTGGATATGGAATTTTATTTATTATTGGGGTTAATTGGAAGATTTGGGCAACTATTGTATTAGTTGTTTCTGTTTCATCTCCTTTTATTTATACCTATTTAATTAAAGATTATCAGAAAAAAAGAATAAAAGATTTTATATCTGAAAAACCTAGTTATCACGTAAAACAATCGATTATAGCAATTGGTTCAGGAGGATTAGTTGGGAAACAAAGTGAAGAAGCAACACAAACACAGTTAAAATTTCTTCCTATTGCTACAAGTGATTTTATTTTTGCTTATTTTGTAGAAAGGTATGGTTTTTTAGGAGCTATTGGCTTGATTATTCTTTATGGATTAATCATAATGCATCTTCTTAGTTTAAATTACTATTTCAAAGATGATTACGTCATACGGGCCTTTGCTTCAGGCTTAGCATTATTGATATTTTTTAATATGAGTGTAAATATTTTGATGGTGATTGGATTTGCACCTGTTGTAGGGCTTCCTTTACCTCTATTTTCATATGGTGGAAGTTCATTTATAAACTTTATTGTAATATTTGCAATATTAGAGAATTTATTAGCTTTTAGGTATATGGATTTATATAATTATGAAAGGAAGTTATAA
- a CDS encoding energy transducer TonB gives MKLIIFAFIISISIHLLLFNNYKNEKIKEENYTNVEKSAKKSDIKYVTIKKQEPKKEIKKPVKEIEKKIEKPKQINKPKPTPTPKKYVKAKENIKFQEKRKQKEIQKAKEFQKKVLKEQIVEKKPSIQEKTLEDFLSQKEPVDKKILNKLERLYGREYENFTKVQKAYLEKNINNFQTITQRVLNRLGYPRIAAKLRLSGTNIVEFLFHPNGSISNLKIIDSSGYEVFDEYTLELIEIAYKDYPKPKTTTKLRFNVSYRLY, from the coding sequence ATGAAACTTATTATATTTGCTTTTATTATTTCAATATCTATACATCTACTTCTTTTTAATAATTATAAAAATGAAAAAATAAAAGAAGAGAATTATACTAATGTAGAAAAATCAGCTAAAAAATCTGATATAAAATATGTAACTATAAAAAAACAAGAACCAAAAAAAGAGATTAAAAAGCCTGTAAAAGAGATTGAAAAAAAGATTGAAAAGCCTAAACAAATAAATAAACCAAAACCTACACCTACACCTAAAAAGTATGTCAAAGCAAAAGAGAATATAAAATTCCAAGAAAAAAGAAAGCAAAAAGAGATACAAAAAGCTAAAGAATTTCAGAAAAAAGTACTTAAAGAGCAAATTGTAGAAAAAAAACCTTCAATACAAGAAAAAACTTTAGAAGACTTTTTATCACAAAAAGAGCCTGTTGATAAAAAAATTTTAAATAAGTTAGAGAGACTTTATGGAAGAGAGTATGAAAATTTTACAAAAGTACAAAAAGCATATTTAGAGAAGAATATAAACAATTTTCAAACTATTACACAAAGGGTTTTAAATAGACTTGGATATCCTAGAATTGCAGCAAAATTACGACTTTCTGGAACAAATATAGTTGAATTTTTATTTCATCCAAATGGAAGTATTAGTAATCTAAAAATTATTGATAGTTCTGGTTATGAAGTATTTGATGAGTATACACTAGAACTTATTGAAATTGCGTATAAAGACTATCCAAAACCAAAAACTACTACAAAGCTGAGATTTAATGTTAGTTATAGATTATATTAA